The region ttttcccGTAAACACTAAAATTCGTCAACAGCTCATACAATTTTCCTTGTATTCTAAAAATGTCAGAGTCTTGCTTATAAAAAATGTCAAAAgcttatttttttaaattttcaaaaatgatgtaatatattttaattataaaattagtaaTCAATATTTTTTTCTCTGCTAAAACAACATTCCGTCCACAACtcatataatttaaaatttattctaAGAATTAtgcaaaattcaaatattttcaatatatctcatttgatttattacgtaattaaaataaattagttttaaattagTTAGTGctacaataaaaaaaattattgattcACAAAGAGGATATTTTTTTCCCCGCAAACACTTAAATTCGTCCACAGCTCATATAATTTTCATTGTATTCTAAAAAATGTCAGAGTCTTGCTTATAAAAAATGTCAAAggcttattttatttttttttcaaaaattatgtaaTATCTTTTAATTAAACAATTGTTAATCAATATTTTTTTTCTCCGCTAACACAAAATTCCGTCCACAACtcatataatttaaaatttattctaataattatgcaaaatataaatatttccaacatatctaatttgatttattaggtaattaaattaaattatttttaaattgtttagtgctacaataaaaatttatttattggtTCATAAAAAGGATATAGGTCAAAAGTAGTTGAATTTATTACTCATGTCTATTGTAGAAAAGGGGTTGCATGCAGATATAGGACCGGCCGTTTCTCTCGATTGCTGCTGAAATCTCCGGTATAGAAGGTCGATTGATGCTCTATCAATCCTCATACCAAGCTCAATCCTCAGATAATCTACACTACAGTACTAATTCCTCAATCCTATGTTacttattgtttaatttgaagTTCTGGTTGTATGCTTCAATTGTCCCAATCGGTTGTTTGTAGTAGTTTATCTAACTTATGTGGTCTGATCTGTATGATACTTGAGAAAGTAATTCAAGTTGAATTGATCTTAATTGATGCATGTAAAGACTTAATCCGACCGGGTTATGAATAGTAGTATCCGCATAATTTGAGAAGCAGAGCAAATTGATGTTTTATTTTATGAGTAGTAAACATGTAGGTATGTTCTATTTGATATATGCATTCACAATTGTACATTTTCCTTTTGTTTAAAATCATGGGCAAGGAATTTGATATGGGATACTCTTCCTCAATTGTATATTACCTGTTATACTCGGTGCCCGATTTATCGTTTTTTTAGTAGTCTCCGCACAATGTGAGAAACACAACAAATTGATGTTTAATTTTAGCAGTAGTAAACATCGAGGTATGTAGAATTCGATATATGAATTCACAAATAtagttttttattttgtttaaagtCATGACCAAGTCATTTGATATGTGATACTCTGTTGTAATTGTATAGTACTTGTTGTTATACTCGGATAATTTAGTAATGGTGAATATAGTGGCCTTTAGTAATAGTGAATACTTGTTGTTCTACTCCATTTTTTTCAGTCGTGATACTATAGACGGATTTCCAAAGTTTATTTTATTGCAATGGGTATAATGATTCGAATGTGTTCCTCATTCTTGCTACTTAATTGATAGTTGATTTAGTACATTTTTTCTGGCAAGTAAACATCGGAACAGTCTTGCTACTTTTTAGATGAATTAGGAGATGATAGTGTTACAGTGGCTCCGACATACAATCATTGTCATTTTATATGAGCTATATTGGCTGTTTATATTGCAGATATGAATGGAAATACTGATATCCGTAGTGCAAACATGCAAACCTTGAAAGAATCATAGATGGTAAATTAAAATTTTCTATCAATCCTTGTAATGTACTATAGTATATTCATCATTTTTAACTCTACATATTATGTGTGCTCTTTATCCATCATTACATCATCTTAGATACTTTAGCGAGGAAAATCCATCCTTCTTTGTAACTCTTCCACGTGATGACAAAGACCTTCGTGAAATGGTATAATTTACCAATATAATGCTAATGTGCATTCTACTATCATTTTATCTTATTGTATGCCTGAAGAGTTTAATGATATTGTATGATTCAAAAGTACTAATGTGTAAAAAAAATTGTCAATTTCCAGAAACTACCTGATAACTTCATTAATAGTCTTCGAGAATCTATTCCAAGTAAAGTAATTCTTGTACTTGCTAATGGACATGAAACCTATGTGAATTTCAAGAAGTTGGAACAGTCTCTCTGTCACATGAAAGAGTTCAACATTTATTGTCGAGGTTTGTTCGGTTCCACTTTGATTTACTCTTATAAAGGAAACGGGAAATTCTTTATGAATTGTTTGAAGGATGAACTCTACGAGGTTATATACTTCAAGAATAGGACAATTCCACGCGGAACTTTCTATGATCAAGGTACTATACACAAACTTAATAAAAACCTTGTTGGACTACTATGATAAAAATAAAGTTTCTTATGAATGATATGTTTTTTCAGATTTAATGACTGGTATAGGATGGAAGTTCCTGTTGTTTCTTAACAATCCTGCTGTTCAAATTGGAGAAATTGTAAGAACACTATTTTCTGTCGAAGTCAGTTATTTTATGTTTCTGATATTTAGTTAAAAAAAGTAGATTACAGTGTTATCGATCATATCCACTTGTATAGAGGCTATAATTCTGTGCACTTTAGTAGATTACAGTGTTAAAGGTGGTACTTAATTAATCTTTGATCTTTGATATCCAATTCCTACACATTTCTGGAGAGCATTTGGGAAGCTGCTACCACCTAAAGTCCAGTTCTACATGAAAAATGGAAGTCGATATGAAGGAACGTATTCCAAAACTGAGAGAAAAATGTACGGCCTTGAAGATCTTATGCGAGAATATGGTTTGAGCGAGACTGACAAAGTTTTGTTTACCTACTTTGGTGAAGGAAACTTTTTTGTTAGGATATTTGATAATTCAAATGTGGAAGCAATGATGTTTGATGAAGATTCCGCAAGTTCAGGTTATATCTACTTAAAAAAGcatgtaattattttaaaaaaaacatattcggattttttttttaattttatgttattTATACTACAGAGTCAGAGATGGAGATTGTTGAGGAACCTGTTCAACTTCCTGTTAACCTGGAAGTTGATGTTCACAACAATGAGAACATGACTTTTACCCATGTTATGACAACATCCAATGTGAACAACACATCTCATGGAGTGGTAcgaaaatattttataaaattttataacacAGTTGCCCAACGTTTTTTAATACTTTGACTTGTACTTATTTTTTAAATCTGTATTGTAGTATATCCCAAGCTACATTGAATCAACAAATGGACAATGGAAAGTTGGTGACATGGTAAATTTGAGATTTGCTGTCGGGAGTTGGTATGTCGGTGTTGTCAAATCGGGGAAGATGTTTAGGTTTTCAAGTGGCTGGAATCAGTTTGTTAGAGACAATGAGATCTCATTACATGAAATAGTTGTATTTCAATTGTTGGAAGAAGACCAGGCTGTAGTTTTTCTAGTGACTTTCCCACACAGGCCTTGAGATTTTTTCCCATATAAGCCGCTTTAAGTCTATGTTTTTTCAGTTCTGTTAATGTGTTAGACTACTGCTTCTCGTTCTCATCATGTTTTTATAACATGTTACGTTACTATGGGTGTGTAACTACTTTATCGTGATGGGCACGCTTTGCTGGAATTTAATTACTGGCATTAAGTTGGTTTATTTTATCTTTGTTGTTATATTTTTGCAGAGTAGTTATAAATTCTATTGTTTTATCGTATATTTATAATTTCCGATTAACTACCAAAAAATATAAAGTCATAAGCTATATGTAAAATGTAAAAATAATATAACGTGTCTATCATATTGATCTTAAAGTATGGACATCATAGAGTTAAAGAGATATGTCATTCTCACTTTTATTCACAATTTTTTCTATGATTGACATAGATTACCATAATACTACTATTTTTCACAAACACTATATAAGTATACATGTAGAAGGAGCACTAAAAGAAAGATCAATAGATTGTGTGGATACATGACCAAACTTTTGAAATATTACATAATAATGGTAAGAGAAACTACTATTTTACACAAACATTATATAAGTATATAACAGATTCTTAGCTTTTGTACACTTTTTTATCTGTGATATACGGAGattagaaaaatatgacaataTTAAAAACTTCTTAATATTGGTTAACTTAGAGCGATTTATTTGTTAGCAAAGACAGTTATTGTTGATCTTACTCTATTACCAAAAAATATGCGGTGTAAAACAAATACCAAATAAATGGATTATTTAATCTTGAAATCTTAACGAAAAACTTCCATTACTCAAAGAATCGACAACAAAATACGAAATTATGACAATATTAAAAGGAAACAAGTTTGAGAAGCAAATCAAAGCAATCTTCTTAATGGGAAAGCAAATATAACTTATTACAAACTGAAGATAGTTCCATCTAATTCAAACAAATACTGCAACATTGACAAATCCGACGAAAAATTCATCATCCTCTTTCACTTTTTCTGATTACAAAAAATTGCAGCATATTTTAGAAAATTCCATTATCAACTATGAAGAATAAAACCTTATAAAAAACAGGCATCATAccatttttattttcttcaaagTGGAGTGAATAGAGCCGGGAGTTTCAGAATGATTTGATAGATCAACCATATTCTGAGtagaagaagaaataatttaggACAATGAATACCTTAAACAATTAATTAACAACATTAATATAAGTCTTCTGTTTACCTCAGAAGAACTTGATATAGCAAAGCCAGCCATTGTAGCATCAGAAGGAGAAGAGATTGAATAATCTTTATCAATACAGTCAATGACCTTATAGATTTGGCTTTCCAACTTCACATTGTCGTCAGTTATCTGAATGACAAATATAACTTCCTTTCCAGCAATGTCTTTGATTTTCTTTGGATAGCCATCTCCAGTCTACACACTATTTTTATTTTAAGCATTGATAAACTACATTGAAAATGGAGAAAGGTGTTAGGACTGTTAGTTTACTTAAACAGTCGTTATGTTTACCTTAGGATTGTCAAGTATCATCTTGGTTGCAGTTTGGCCAACCATACGCTTCACAGGCTTGTCCATTAGTACAAAGTTAAAAGCCTCGTTGGAATTACCAGAAAGAACAACAATCTTGTATCTGATTGGTTAGACACAGAGAACAAATATTAAACTCTGCATTAAAATAAATAACCTATGCATAATTATTCATTGAACTATACCTCTTCACAGGCACCGGCATGATATAACTACATTTCGAACATTTGTACCTTCCTTCATACTTGTAGGCATCTTCCTCACATTTTATGCAGCTTAAATACCACCAGTTTTCGGACTCTTCTACAGCGGATATTTTGATGGAGCACATAAAGGTTTTCTGCGTAATTCTCAGCATATCACTTACTTTAGTATTTAAAGATTCTAACTTAGAAAGAAAGTAAAGTAAAACTGAAAACAGAATTTTATAACCTCGAAGTCATCAGAATTAGTCTTCTGGATGAGCTGTTGCACTATTATAGTTTCAATAACATGCACTAGTGAGCATGGAATCGAAGAACCTTGTGTGTTGGGAGCTGGTTTGTAACCTTCTTCCTGCAGCCTTAGGTCATTGTGAACATGTTAACTTATTAGTAAAGAACACTATTCCAATAATTCGTAAATGTTTCAATATAATGTAAGCGGATAGATAGTCATAAATATATACCTGGTCTTCAGTTCATTCACATTATCATTTTCTAAATTGAGATAGATCTTTGATGAAGGAAGTGTACTAATTTGGACTTAACCTGTAGAATTTTCTCATTAAAGGTTAAATAGACCTTGACAAGATGATTAACCTAGATCAATTATATTAGATCAATGATTTTAAAAAAGGTTACTCTTATATTTTAAGCTTGGAGCTTGTCACGATTGCAATGATAATGTGATCCTTTTTAGCCTTCTCATAATTCTTATTAGTCTCCACATCAAGTTGTCCCCAGACACTAACCTTGTGGAGTAcctaagatggaatatatgtataAAATCAGGTTTAATATTTAGAGTGATAATTAACCTTCCATCAGTAATTCAAAATTTCACAATATCTCTCTTTTCAAACATGGTATCTATCAGTATCACAGGCTCAAAATCCTCCACTACACCAATGATATATGCATAAATGTAAAAAAATGCTAGCAAAAAAATAAGAACAGCACACAAAAAAAAAGTACTATGCAAGAAATCTTAGTATTATGACTTGTAGCAAATTCTGGGCTTTCAGCATTTTCATATCCGGAAACAACAATAAACAGTTCACCAAAATCAACAAATTCAAATTTGCGTCTCGGTATCATAAAGTCATCGCCTATTAACTTCTGAACTGATTTAGAATTAGAAAAGTTTATAAGATATTTCGAGGTGGTAGGCTTCATTGTTCCCTTTGCCTCTCTTGTATAAAAATTGCTTATAACGTAAACATCTCCTTCAACAATATCTTTGCCAACGGATCTCCAATTATCAGTATATACAAAAGCATGCATATGAAAGTcctataataaataaatttcttTAGATTTATACTTAAACTAATGTATGATGGCAGCatataaataattagtgaaattTTTAAAAACTAACATCATCGTCAAGCAAAAGCAAGTTGTATCCTTTCAGAGCATATTTTCCTTCTTTGGATCCAGAAGTGGATGACCACATTCTAGTAATACGGACCTTGATCTTCCATGTAGTACGCGACTAATCAATGGAGGACAAACTGTCATACATCATTTCTTCAAATCTACAAAAAAGGCTGTCAAATAATGAGATGTAAATTATATTTATATCAAATAGAATGTTTAACAAATATCAAACGTTAGAACATGGAAAATCTTATAGAATAAACAGCAAAACTCGAAGAAAAATTACCGTTGTTaagtcacacaacactgtagaagggggttgaatacagtgtagaatacaatcaaatcgatttaaagcacaagtaacagagaacagatgtattcgatataataaactctgttacaatggaactgttctctctcagtgatgaacaaatatcacgagagctgctaggttacaattgtatgatTTTCTCGATGATcataactcttatagagtaaacctatgtatgtgtttatatagacacacatttataagataacttctaattgatatggaatataattttgtctcctaaaatatatcaatcagatatcttatataattcttctagtcctctaactctttctatgcatgtcttcttcttgtattagtctcgatcttctttcctataaatcagcttccttccttaactgttagacctccagtacttaagttctgatatccatcttctgataatctaagtcctgatatccttaagtcctgacttccaataagtcctGATTCCCGTAAGAACTtatatttcctgttagttaagatctgaacactaaacatgaaacatattagacatgacatctcaaatatatccaacaatctcccccaacttgtaaattatgcaagaatatacaagttaatagatttgatgatgtcaaaaacatttaagttcaaatgtaataagagtttaataagactattaattacaacttacaaaacatccagttTTACCAACATCACtaaatcaatctgaatccataatgattcttatcaaaatcatttatcagattatcttaagctttcttcagaacttcagctaactgtgctttgacctgcatcagttcttcttctttactatcaccaatttgataaatggatgttctgagagcatgaatggatgttctttcaagtccatcaccaagtctgataaccttaggatgtgaagagttttcattataacataagcatcttcctttcagaataacttccaccttagcagaattcttcagcataggaatttctcttccatcaccttcattaatcattggactgtaatgagaagtctttgtaccagagattctgaatagaactcttatagccttcaaaatgtattctaaccatcttcttataacatcagattttacttccagaagatagtgaatatgttgaagttctctcatagacttctttaatacatcagtatcagctaatcttaagtccttccatcattgagaaataagatcaatttctcttttagattctccttatcatgagcatctatcacaacttgagcagacaacaccttgtcaaggtgcctttgtttgatttgttcatatggtttatctgtcaatatgaaaggatctcttagagtaacctctactcctgtttgaatattctcttcgtcagaacctaatccagctctatctctaggttgcttggctctcaacccaatgtagcgagttgattaatcacgagattggattttggttcaactggagtagctttcttcctcaacagcttcttcttatcagcaattgtcattttaccCAAATCAACTTCaacattgtcagtagttgatgtcttgatagcttgatcagaatttgttgtttcttctgtaccttcctgtcctttattctgaacaacaacttgagcagtgtcagaggttgttttagaatcttcatttatctttcttcttttcagaatttgaacagtttcatcttcaacaagattatcatcagttatttgtaccattttacacactggtttcatcagatcttgagaagttttcaagtccagtgacttggttggttcataaatttttcctttccctttgtctttgggatcactctcagtctgtgatctagtcttgaactttgaagtttcaaaatttaacttttccttgatcacaatgcctttttccttaggccttggaggtttctttccatcagaagctttagacttaggatttgtcttctcagcagcaaattgagcttcttcctccttgagagtttctaaatccattcctggattgtgtttcagaaatattCTTCTTGCtttctcctcatcaagtgtctggattttaggatctttgtaataacaGTAGtttgcttcccctttaacttcagagtttgcaaaaacttctgagagtcttcagaccctgactgaatcagaatatcagaacttgacatcagacttgcttatcaccacttgacttcagtctttgagcattcacaacatcagaacaTGACTTCTTCTAAATataagattttccttgaacttttctttgacctctgctcttttcagagtttccctagtcatcacctttatcatcctttttctccagttcttgagtaggtgagcatttggacttaaataccttctccccctttttggcatcatcaggaagtaaaagagaaagaagaagttcaactgaagattggatttcatccaattgagctttctgagaagcttgattagccagaactttagcaatttgggcctgttgcttctcttgagttttctcaatggctgcaactttttcagaaataggtctgatatacctgttcttgtcaagcttgacctgtagattgaacttatcagcttgttccctgaatgtatcaaccttttcatgagtagaagtatgtagaccttgaagatgttttgtagacagagctgtgatcttgagttgtgtcttgaagtcagcatttgtgagcaactcatcagcttttgcaatatgctctgtcagaattgtagaacatggaataaaatctgatttatTCCACTtattggtccactcaacacctctgtgagtatcctcccaaggaataggtgcttccttttcaaaaaatttcttcaccaaatcttccttgcccagagtaaatactggagtctcaacagaaatactgtcatcagaacttgaggaagactcagtctgttctgatagctcaatagtgtatgaagcaactggagattcaggaataacatcatctaaattctgatcagctaaatttatctccagagctggtgtctttgatgtagatggagcttccggataaagaacttcaggtatattcaaattatgaatatctatttcagaattatcagtttgttctttagcatcatctgtagctttaataggagagacatgaggggtaagaactgtgtcattagcagtgtctttggcttgagct is a window of Apium graveolens cultivar Ventura chromosome 11, ASM990537v1, whole genome shotgun sequence DNA encoding:
- the LOC141695551 gene encoding uncharacterized protein LOC141695551, with the protein product MWSSTSGSKEGKYALKGYNLLLLDDDDFHMHAFVYTDNWRSVGKDIVEGDVYVISNFYTREAKGTMKPTTSKYLINFSNSKSVQKLIGDDFMIPRRKFEFVDFGELFIVVSGYENAESPEFATTFFYIYAYIIGVVEDFEPVLHKVSVWGQLDVETNKNYEKAKKDHIIIAIEEGYKPAPNTQGSSIPCSLVHVIETIIVQQLIQKTNSDDFEKTFMCSIKISAVEESENWWYLSCIKCEEDAYKYEGRYKCSKCSYIMPVPVKRYKIVVLSGNSNEAFNFVLMDKPVKRMVGQTATKMILDNPKTGDGYPKKIKDIAGKEVIFVIQITDDNVKLESQIYKVIDCIDKDYSISSPSDATMAGFAISSSSEKK